The proteins below come from a single Gammaproteobacteria bacterium genomic window:
- a CDS encoding helix-turn-helix transcriptional regulator, producing MSERDAFGRILAALHEAALEPAQWSRAAALIEASLGVHGSTLACGEGDSQEDFQFYFMRTCLHGKRRPDLERLWLETGFPADQSVSRYRHLPFDRAIHITEIYSEEEMKSSLGYHLLRTRAHAGNAISVRLKGPGASRVLWQINDPMDREGWSSGRLEWVGWLRPHIRQTVNVGQTLASAGALGAKLIQLLDVTGVGVIQLDVRGRIVAANDRARTLLNAADRLYDTNGFLFARAQAEDDALQAVLARALPPFGDAGQGGSLTIRRSVLKPPLLLHVNPLPEREAWFRGWPVAALVLLAEPTRGVGIDPDLAAAVLGLTPTESRVAVMLAEGFRVSEIAAAMDRKESTVRYHIKHIYAKHGLGRQSELVRLVLSLAGGVRKPNPGN from the coding sequence ATGAGCGAAAGGGACGCATTCGGGCGGATACTCGCCGCGTTGCACGAGGCGGCGCTCGAACCGGCGCAATGGTCCCGCGCTGCAGCGCTTATTGAAGCGTCCCTGGGCGTGCACGGCAGCACCCTGGCGTGCGGCGAGGGGGATTCGCAGGAGGACTTTCAGTTCTACTTCATGCGGACCTGCCTTCACGGAAAGCGGCGCCCGGACCTGGAGCGCCTGTGGCTGGAGACCGGTTTTCCCGCGGACCAATCGGTATCCCGCTATCGGCATCTCCCGTTCGACCGGGCGATTCACATCACCGAGATTTATTCCGAGGAGGAGATGAAATCCTCCCTGGGGTACCATTTGCTGCGGACCCGCGCCCATGCCGGGAACGCGATCAGCGTTCGCCTCAAGGGGCCGGGCGCTTCGCGCGTCCTTTGGCAAATCAATGACCCGATGGACCGGGAGGGTTGGTCGTCCGGGCGGCTCGAATGGGTCGGGTGGCTCCGTCCGCATATCCGCCAGACCGTGAACGTTGGGCAAACACTGGCCAGCGCCGGCGCCCTGGGCGCCAAATTGATCCAGCTCCTCGACGTTACCGGCGTGGGCGTCATCCAACTCGACGTGCGCGGGCGGATCGTCGCGGCCAACGACCGGGCTCGGACCCTGCTGAACGCGGCCGACCGCTTGTACGACACCAACGGGTTTTTGTTCGCGCGCGCCCAGGCGGAAGATGACGCGCTCCAGGCGGTGCTGGCGCGCGCCCTGCCGCCGTTCGGAGATGCGGGACAGGGCGGCTCGCTGACGATCAGGCGCTCGGTGCTGAAGCCTCCGCTTTTACTGCATGTGAATCCATTGCCTGAGCGGGAGGCGTGGTTTCGGGGATGGCCGGTGGCGGCGCTCGTGCTGCTCGCCGAACCGACGCGGGGAGTCGGGATCGACCCGGACCTGGCTGCGGCCGTTCTGGGACTTACCCCGACGGAGAGCCGCGTGGCGGTGATGCTGGCCGAGGGATTTCGAGTGAGCGAGATCGCTGCCGCGATGGATCGCAAGGAAAGCACGGTCCGCTACCACATCAAACACATCTACGCCAAGCACGGACTCGGGCGCCAGTCGGAGCTCGTGCGGCTGGTTCTCTCACTGGCCGGGGGCGTCCGTAAACCGAATCCGGGCAATTGA
- a CDS encoding sodium:proton antiporter, producing MPVGYRKFLLFALALIGSWIAGLTVPPTWMVERVALDARADESGQLFYQVQGDSVPFNPVPMAQAQLNPERVTGSRVEPPVREEYVSAVESDDGEVRTVYYRLSAVFHFGWISLLPALVAVLLCWVTREPITALLGGVVSGALILGRYDLTGEVLIPSFATTNSASILVLYLWLLGGLMGVWSRTGAAQAFAEFVTARFVRGPRSAKLVAWLLGVVFFQGGTVSTVLVGTTVKPIADQERVSHEELAYIVDSTASPIASQLAFNAWPGYVQAFIFVSGVSFLATESDRIAFFFQSVPFCFYAIFAVLGTFLLSVEKPLFLGRQLKEAMVRSRETGALDAPDAAPLAAKELQGSNVPEGYKPHILEFFLPLGTLIALAVGTFIAFGSPNVHWAFGAALLLAAGMALAKGMSLKDLMTGFQDGIKGVLIGSVILLLAITIGGISRETGGGHFLVEQLGSAIPYFLLPVLLQLLTIVIAFSTGTSWGTYAVAFPLAMPLAWAVATGQGLAHPELFMTLCFAAVMDGSVYGDQCSPISDTTVLSSVCTGCDLMDHVKTQIPQASIAAGLAAICWTGVAFLTA from the coding sequence ATGCCTGTCGGATACCGTAAATTCCTGCTGTTCGCACTGGCCCTGATCGGGTCGTGGATTGCGGGCCTGACCGTGCCGCCGACCTGGATGGTGGAGCGGGTCGCTCTCGATGCCCGGGCGGACGAATCGGGTCAGCTCTTCTACCAGGTGCAGGGCGACTCCGTTCCGTTCAATCCCGTTCCGATGGCGCAGGCGCAACTCAATCCCGAGCGGGTTACGGGCTCCAGGGTGGAGCCGCCGGTACGGGAGGAATACGTGTCCGCGGTGGAATCGGATGACGGCGAGGTCCGAACCGTCTATTACCGGCTCTCCGCCGTTTTCCACTTCGGCTGGATATCGCTGCTCCCGGCGCTGGTGGCGGTCCTGCTGTGCTGGGTGACCCGGGAGCCCATCACCGCGCTGCTGGGCGGCGTGGTCTCCGGTGCGCTGATCCTGGGCCGGTACGATCTGACCGGCGAGGTGCTGATCCCGTCGTTCGCCACGACCAATTCAGCCAGCATTCTGGTGCTCTATCTGTGGCTGCTCGGCGGGCTGATGGGCGTATGGTCTCGCACCGGCGCGGCCCAGGCCTTCGCCGAATTCGTCACGGCGCGGTTCGTGCGCGGGCCGCGCTCCGCCAAGCTCGTGGCCTGGTTGCTGGGCGTGGTCTTCTTCCAGGGAGGCACCGTGAGCACGGTGCTGGTGGGAACGACGGTGAAGCCCATCGCGGACCAGGAACGCGTCAGCCACGAGGAGCTGGCCTATATCGTCGATTCCACGGCTTCGCCCATCGCCTCGCAACTCGCCTTCAACGCCTGGCCGGGTTACGTGCAAGCCTTCATCTTCGTTTCCGGCGTGAGCTTCCTGGCCACCGAGTCGGACCGCATCGCCTTCTTCTTCCAGAGCGTGCCTTTCTGTTTCTACGCGATATTCGCGGTCCTGGGCACTTTCCTGCTCAGCGTGGAAAAGCCGCTGTTCCTGGGCCGGCAGCTCAAGGAAGCCATGGTGCGGTCTCGCGAGACCGGCGCGCTTGATGCGCCGGATGCCGCGCCGCTGGCCGCAAAGGAGTTGCAGGGCAGCAACGTGCCGGAAGGCTACAAACCGCACATCCTGGAATTCTTCCTGCCGCTGGGGACGCTGATCGCGCTGGCGGTGGGGACGTTCATCGCTTTCGGATCGCCCAACGTGCACTGGGCATTCGGCGCGGCGCTCCTGCTGGCGGCGGGGATGGCGCTGGCCAAGGGCATGTCGCTCAAGGACCTGATGACCGGATTTCAGGACGGAATCAAGGGCGTGCTGATCGGGTCGGTTATCCTGCTGCTGGCGATCACCATCGGCGGAATCAGCCGGGAAACCGGCGGCGGCCACTTTCTGGTCGAGCAACTCGGTTCCGCCATTCCGTATTTCCTGCTGCCCGTGCTGCTGCAGTTGCTGACCATCGTGATCGCGTTCTCCACCGGCACGAGCTGGGGAACCTATGCGGTGGCGTTTCCGCTGGCCATGCCGCTGGCCTGGGCGGTGGCGACCGGCCAGGGGCTCGCGCACCCGGAACTGTTCATGACGCTGTGTTTCGCCGCGGTCATGGACGGCAGCGTGTACGGCGACCAGTGCTCGCCCATATCGGACACCACGGTGCTCAGTTCCGTCTGTACGGGATGCGACCTGATGGACCACGTGAAGACGCAGATCCCGCAGGCATCCATCGCCGCCGGCCTCGCCGCCATCTGCTGGACCGGCGTCGCCTTCCTGACCGCCTGA
- a CDS encoding TonB-dependent receptor → MTTNRFFVAAGLIVLALPQAVMGQGANQPVIEEILVTATKREASIQDVPIAVSAYSGEELAGRGVTDLYGLQEVSPSVAVYNSNSTSNGGTLRIRGVGTTGNNPGLEAAVGTFIDGIYRSRAGLAFDDLVDIDRVEVLRGPQGTLFGKNTIAGAVNIITRKPAFEDSADVTLGLGNLNSREAAFVGNAVLADEVLAGRLSIAYRKRDGGYEDIDSGDTYDHRNRRYVRSQLLWTPNDALEIRVIGDYTRKDESCCPASFWIAGPTSAIIAGLGGDITPFAHDQDARVGVNYPPFEDVTNRGLSLDVSWQPSAGMTFRSITAYLDFEISRGQDTDFTNADILHPQDTEEEFENWSQEFQLYGETDAFSWLAGAYIYTEDMESTEQIVLSHHGGAYVGALFGNPAIAPLFMGDPAGRGVPGQGFDALYFSQAEGWSLFTHNTWHASAALDLTLGLRYSTEEKDAGAIINGAPFGEFVNDPFCAAFGSVPTFFSLCDNLSYNNRADESKVTGTLKASWRLGDDVNSYAGFSRGYKAGGFNLNQEAVGFRDASGNFVDQSRFGPETSDSWELGMKARLLDGRLTVNGAVFHTTFEGFQLNTYTGLGFTVGNVKDVITKGVELESSLVLGGGLLLTAGATYADARYGDDLVPANAHLEGKRLTQSPLWQGSASIFVDREIPGTDWRWWSNLNWSHVGQVNTGSDLDPEKVRGAFNLYNANVGIGTADGRYELLLWGRNLADKRTNALVFDSVFQPGSWHTWVNAPRAFGFTLKARLR, encoded by the coding sequence TTGACGACAAACCGGTTCTTCGTCGCAGCCGGTCTCATTGTGCTGGCGTTGCCGCAAGCTGTGATGGGACAGGGAGCGAATCAACCCGTCATCGAAGAGATTCTCGTTACGGCGACCAAGCGCGAGGCGTCGATTCAGGACGTTCCTATTGCCGTATCGGCGTACTCCGGAGAAGAGCTCGCCGGCCGGGGCGTTACGGACCTGTACGGGCTGCAGGAGGTGTCGCCTTCCGTCGCGGTCTACAACTCGAACAGCACCTCCAACGGGGGCACGCTGCGCATACGCGGCGTGGGCACGACGGGGAACAACCCGGGCCTGGAAGCGGCGGTCGGCACGTTCATCGACGGCATCTATCGCTCGCGCGCCGGGCTCGCCTTCGACGACCTTGTGGATATCGACCGGGTGGAGGTCCTGCGCGGGCCGCAGGGCACGCTGTTCGGGAAGAACACGATCGCCGGCGCGGTGAACATCATCACGCGCAAACCGGCATTCGAGGACAGCGCCGACGTCACGCTGGGGCTCGGGAACCTGAATTCCCGCGAGGCAGCCTTCGTCGGCAACGCCGTGCTGGCGGACGAGGTCCTGGCCGGACGCCTGAGCATTGCCTATCGCAAGCGCGACGGCGGCTATGAGGACATCGATTCCGGCGATACCTACGACCACCGCAACCGCCGCTACGTGAGAAGCCAGCTCCTCTGGACCCCGAACGACGCCCTCGAGATACGCGTCATCGGCGACTACACCCGCAAGGACGAGTCCTGCTGTCCGGCGTCGTTCTGGATCGCGGGCCCCACCAGCGCGATCATTGCCGGGCTCGGAGGCGATATCACTCCATTCGCACACGACCAGGACGCCCGCGTGGGCGTGAACTACCCGCCCTTCGAAGATGTAACGAACCGCGGGCTGTCTCTGGACGTGTCCTGGCAGCCCTCAGCCGGCATGACCTTCCGGTCGATCACGGCCTACCTGGATTTTGAGATCTCGCGCGGCCAGGACACCGACTTCACCAACGCCGACATCCTGCACCCGCAGGATACCGAAGAGGAGTTCGAAAACTGGTCCCAGGAGTTTCAGCTGTACGGTGAAACGGACGCCTTTTCGTGGCTGGCCGGCGCCTATATCTACACGGAGGACATGGAGTCCACCGAGCAGATCGTCCTGTCACACCACGGCGGCGCCTATGTGGGCGCGCTGTTCGGCAACCCGGCCATCGCGCCGCTGTTCATGGGCGATCCGGCGGGCCGGGGCGTTCCCGGACAGGGCTTCGACGCGCTGTATTTCTCCCAGGCGGAGGGGTGGTCCCTGTTCACGCACAATACCTGGCACGCGAGCGCGGCGCTGGACCTGACCCTGGGCCTGCGTTACTCGACGGAAGAAAAGGACGCCGGCGCGATCATCAACGGCGCCCCTTTCGGGGAGTTCGTCAACGACCCCTTCTGCGCGGCGTTCGGGAGCGTTCCGACGTTCTTTTCGCTTTGCGACAACCTGAGCTACAACAACCGGGCGGACGAGAGCAAGGTCACCGGCACGCTGAAGGCGTCCTGGCGGCTCGGCGACGACGTCAACAGCTATGCCGGTTTCAGCCGGGGCTACAAGGCCGGGGGCTTCAATCTCAACCAGGAGGCCGTGGGATTCCGCGATGCCAGCGGCAACTTCGTCGACCAGAGCCGTTTCGGGCCGGAAACGTCGGATTCCTGGGAACTGGGCATGAAAGCACGGTTGCTCGACGGCAGGCTGACCGTCAACGGCGCCGTGTTCCACACCACCTTCGAGGGCTTCCAGCTCAACACCTACACGGGACTCGGCTTTACCGTCGGCAACGTGAAGGACGTCATCACCAAAGGCGTGGAACTGGAGTCCTCCCTCGTGCTCGGCGGCGGGCTGTTGCTTACCGCGGGCGCCACGTATGCGGACGCGCGTTACGGTGACGACCTGGTCCCCGCCAATGCCCACCTTGAAGGCAAGCGGCTGACGCAATCGCCGCTGTGGCAGGGCAGCGCGTCGATCTTCGTTGACCGGGAGATTCCCGGGACCGACTGGCGCTGGTGGTCCAATCTGAACTGGTCGCACGTCGGCCAAGTCAATACCGGCTCCGATCTCGATCCGGAGAAGGTGCGCGGCGCATTCAACCTTTACAACGCCAACGTAGGAATCGGGACAGCGGATGGCCGCTACGAGCTGCTCCTCTGGGGCAGAAACCTTGCCGACAAGCGCACGAACGCGCTGGTGTTCGACTCCGTATTCCAGCCCGGAAGCTGGCACACCTGGGTGAACGCGCCGCGTGCGTTCGGATTCACGCTGAAGGCCCGGCTACGCTAG
- a CDS encoding porin family protein yields MRMGNCMTHGCRVIGLIGAVLMASQAAAQENSSRWYGSIVGIRDMPDASSASTPTGNFGTLAGDIVLSDEAGFGIAVGRTVAWDLQVEVEATWRDFDITALRGVRVNGQSVPPGFSGTGNWDTETLMVNLRKPFSSGPVRPFIGGGVGLVRHEGTLIHRFAPLGIEGDDTGDDSVLAYQFLVGAQIRAGRNMQAFVGYRYLRSDDIEIKNLTGGFQTHGIEAGVRFLFN; encoded by the coding sequence ATGAGAATGGGAAATTGCATGACTCATGGTTGCCGGGTCATCGGCCTGATCGGGGCTGTCCTGATGGCCTCCCAGGCAGCAGCCCAGGAGAACAGCAGCCGGTGGTACGGTTCCATAGTTGGAATTCGCGATATGCCCGACGCGTCTTCGGCTAGTACTCCGACCGGAAACTTCGGCACGCTCGCGGGCGACATCGTGCTGTCGGATGAGGCGGGATTCGGTATTGCCGTTGGGCGCACCGTGGCCTGGGACTTGCAGGTTGAAGTAGAGGCAACCTGGCGCGATTTCGATATCACCGCGCTGCGTGGAGTACGAGTCAACGGCCAGTCCGTGCCGCCAGGATTCAGCGGAACGGGCAATTGGGATACGGAGACGCTGATGGTGAATCTCCGCAAGCCCTTTTCCTCAGGTCCGGTACGACCCTTTATCGGGGGCGGCGTCGGTCTCGTACGACATGAGGGCACGCTGATCCATCGCTTTGCTCCACTCGGTATTGAAGGCGACGATACCGGCGATGACTCGGTGCTGGCCTACCAGTTTCTGGTCGGTGCACAGATAAGAGCCGGCAGGAATATGCAGGCCTTCGTCGGCTACCGCTACCTGCGAAGCGACGACATTGAGATCAAGAATCTGACCGGGGGATTTCAGACGCATGGCATTGAGGCCGGCGTCCGGTTTCTCTTCAACTAG